The Megasphaera elsdenii DSM 20460 genome includes the window TTCGAGCTGGCACGTCAGCTTATAGAAATCTTCCCGGTCGATGGGCGTGATGAAGACCCGGGACAATTTGAAGATGACCTCCTGGTTGGTCTTGGCTGATGTATGTTCCAGCTTGACGATTTCTTTGAGATGCAGTGAAATGGTCGAAACGTCCTCCATGACTTCATGGGCGATAATGGCACCGCGGTGGAAGTTTTCGGCATTGGTCATGAGATAATCGAAAAATTCTTCATGTTTGTTGCTGATACTGAACATTTTATTTCCTCCTCTATGTACTTAAATCAGTATATGGGAGCCATATCAGTGTTTTGAAAAGAATATGTAAGGATTGAGTAAAATTTAACTACATATTTTATTTTCTTTGAGGCAATGGTATAATAAAAATGATATTGCTATTTTTACAGGTATGTATATTGTTAAAGAAAAATCGCTTGCCATGATGCAGGCTTTTTTTGAACATGAGGTGACTTTTACGAAATGAATGAAAACCTGACTAAACGGATTCATCCCGTTGACGAAATGCTGCCGGCTGGCCGGCTCTTTGCCTACGGTCTGCAGCACGTCCTGGCTATGTACGCCGGGGCTGTAGCCGTACCGATCATCATTGCCCAGGCCTTGCACTTGTCGCCGGCTGAACTGGTCCATCTGATTAATGCCGACTTATTTTCCTGCGGCATTGCCACGCTGATACAGACTTTAGGGTTCTGGAAAATCGGTGCCCGGATCCCGATGATTCAAGGTGTTACTTTCGCTTCCGTTACGCCGATGATCCTCATCGGGGCAGAGCACGGGATTACGGCTATTTACGGAGCGATTCTCGTTGCCGGGCTGTTTACGTTCTTCATTGCGCCTTTCTTCAGCCGGTTCATCCGCTTTTTCCCGCCTGTTGTCACAGGGACGATCATCACCATCATTGGTATCACCCTCTTGCCAGTAGCCGTCAATTGGATGGGCGGAGGCAATCCCAAGGCTCAAGATTTTGCATCACCGATGAACTTGTTCCTGGCCTTCATCACCTTGGTCATCATCATCGCTATTTACCGTTGCGGCAAAGGGTTCTTGAGCAATGTTTCTGTTCTGCTTGGACTCATCGGTGGGACGATTATTGCCATGATTTTAGGGCAGACGAATTTCTCAGAAGTCGGCAATGCGGCTTGGATTGGGTTGGTCACGCCTTTTTCCTTCGGCTTTCCGACTTTTGACATCGGATCGATCTTGTCGATGATTGTCGTCATGATCGTTACTATGGTAGAAACGACAGGGGACTGTATCGCCATCGGTTCCATTGTCGGCCGTCCGATTGGCCGCAGCCGCTTGGCACGCTGCCTCCGGGCTGATGGGTTATCGACCTTTATCGGTGGGATTCTCAACAGTTTCCCCTATACCGCCTTTGCGCAGAATGTCGGCCTTATCGCTGTTACCCGCGTCAAGAGCCGCTTCGTCGTCGCTGCATCGGGTATCATCCTCATCGCCCTAGGCTTGTTCCCGAAGATGGCAGCCGTCGTCGCCTCTATCCCAAATTCTGTTTTAGGCGGTGCGGGTGTCGCCATGTTCGGCATGGTCATTGCCAGCGGTATCCGGGCTTTGAGTAAAGTCAAATTCGACGGGACGTATAATTTGATGATTGTCGCCGTCAGTATCGGCGTCAGCATGATCACCTTGACGGCGCCGAACTTTTTCCACAGCTTCCCATCGTGGGCTAATATCGTCTTGCACAGCGGCATTACCTTGGGCAGTATTACGGCTGTCGTCCTCAATTTGATCTTGAATGGCAGTGCTCAGAAAGATGATGTAAACGAAGATTAAACAAATGTAAATTAAAAATAAAGGCGCATGAGCGCCATGAAAGTGGGGAGATTTTTTTGCTAAAACGAATGATGGCGCTGACCTGTGTCCTGGCCTTGACGGCCGGGGCTGCTTGGGCAGATACGCCAGAATTGAAGACTGGGCCGGCTCCTTTTTCGGTCAAAGTGGAAATCAAGCCGACAGCAGCGCCGCCAGAGGAAACGAAACCCGTTCAAC containing:
- a CDS encoding nucleobase:cation symporter-2 family protein translates to MNENLTKRIHPVDEMLPAGRLFAYGLQHVLAMYAGAVAVPIIIAQALHLSPAELVHLINADLFSCGIATLIQTLGFWKIGARIPMIQGVTFASVTPMILIGAEHGITAIYGAILVAGLFTFFIAPFFSRFIRFFPPVVTGTIITIIGITLLPVAVNWMGGGNPKAQDFASPMNLFLAFITLVIIIAIYRCGKGFLSNVSVLLGLIGGTIIAMILGQTNFSEVGNAAWIGLVTPFSFGFPTFDIGSILSMIVVMIVTMVETTGDCIAIGSIVGRPIGRSRLARCLRADGLSTFIGGILNSFPYTAFAQNVGLIAVTRVKSRFVVAASGIILIALGLFPKMAAVVASIPNSVLGGAGVAMFGMVIASGIRALSKVKFDGTYNLMIVAVSIGVSMITLTAPNFFHSFPSWANIVLHSGITLGSITAVVLNLILNGSAQKDDVNED